Sequence from the Leptospira johnsonii genome:
GTAACGGCTTTCAGACCGAACTCTCCGAAGGACACTTTGGAACCACGCTCGTCGTTTCCTTTCAAGCGGCCCCTTTGTCTTTTTCTGAACTTAACTCTTTTAGGTGATAACATCGTTTTTTACCTTTGGATCATCAAAGACGATCAGTTGGTCCTTCTCTTAACGGCGTATTTATCTTCTTCGGACTCTTCTTTACTGTTGATGAAGTCCCCGGTATAAGTCCAAACCTTCACTCCGATTTGTCCGAAAGTAGTGCTGGCTTCACGGAATCCTAGATCGATTTTCGCTCTAAGTGTATGAAGAGGAATTCTTCCTTCACGATAACCTTCGCGACGAGCCATGTCCGCTCCATTCAAACGTCCGGAAATAAGGATCTTAATTCCTTCTACTCCACCTCTCATCGCACGACGAAGTTCTTGTTTCATCACGCGACGGAACGGCTGACGCTCTTGGATTTGGATCGCAATAGACTCAGCGATACATTGTGCGATCGTTTCCGGTTTTTTGACCTCGATGATGTTGAGGTTCAAAGGTTTTTCGGTCATAGTCTTAAGGACTTTTTTAACGGCTTCGATATTCGCTCCGTTTTTTCCGATTACCACACCTGGCTTAGCAGTATGAAGGTTTACGTTGATCTTCTCAGGAAAACGCTCCACTACAACTTTTACAACGCCTGCTTCTTTGAAACGGCCTTGGATAAATCTACGAATTCTAATATCTTCGTGCAGGTTCTTTCTGTAGTCCTGCTGAGAGAACCAGATGGAATCCCATCCGCGGGTAATTCCGATACGAAGTCCGATTGGGTTAACTTTCTGTCCCATGATTTCCCCTATTAATCCGAGATTACCACTGTAACGTGGCTGGTTCTCTTACGGATCCTTGCTGCTCTACCGCGAGCGCGAGGACGGAAGCGTTTTAGGATTGGGCCTTCGTCCACTAGGATCTTTTTAATGAACATCTTACCTGGATCAGCGTTATCACTTTTCACGACTGCGTTTGCAGAAGCGGATTTGATAAGTTTGAAGAT
This genomic interval carries:
- the rpsC gene encoding 30S ribosomal protein S3 — protein: MGQKVNPIGLRIGITRGWDSIWFSQQDYRKNLHEDIRIRRFIQGRFKEAGVVKVVVERFPEKINVNLHTAKPGVVIGKNGANIEAVKKVLKTMTEKPLNLNIIEVKKPETIAQCIAESIAIQIQERQPFRRVMKQELRRAMRGGVEGIKILISGRLNGADMARREGYREGRIPLHTLRAKIDLGFREASTTFGQIGVKVWTYTGDFINSKEESEEDKYAVKRRTN
- the rplV gene encoding 50S ribosomal protein L22; this encodes MEAVAIARFVRMSPRKLRLVADEIRGYEVAEALDILKYTNKRAIEPIFKLIKSASANAVVKSDNADPGKMFIKKILVDEGPILKRFRPRARGRAARIRKRTSHVTVVISD